In Podarcis muralis chromosome 14, rPodMur119.hap1.1, whole genome shotgun sequence, one genomic interval encodes:
- the FBXL18 gene encoding F-box/LRR-repeat protein 18 isoform X1 → MASPGEEVTSDESGEESNAMNLMEFSDEILLHILRYTPVSDLVLNVRRVCRKLSVLSLDKSLTHAVTLHKDYQVDKDQVKQLMREIGKEIQELNMSGCYWLPGSTIDQVTRCRNLVKLNLSGCNLTSLRLSKMLSALQHLRSLAIDVNPGFDASHLSSECKATLSRVLELKQTLYTPSYGVVPCCTSLEKLLLYFEILDRSREGLIISGQLMVGESNVPHYQNLRVFYARLAPGPVNQEVVRLYLAVLSDRTPEKLHAFLISAPGGFPQSCAVKNLLDSMARNVTLDALQLPGSWMNGSSLLQHLKFSNPVYFSFSRCSLSGSQLVQRVLNGGKDLRSLVSLNLSGCVHCLSPDSTLRKAEDEIDSSIAETLVASCCHLRHLNLSCAHHHSSEDLGRHLCQLLAHLKCLLSLALPVCSIADVSPGPADKPSVQPATNATSPSFGKKVRIGVQTYPRNCLEQENSRPQPSVFWTLLESLPFLQQLELIGSSFSSAMPRNEPAIRNSLPPCGRAQHVGDAEVAAIGQLAFLQSLTLAQLPNILTGSGLVHIGAQCQHLRTLSLANLGMMGKVMYMPALVDTLKHCRCLRDLRLEQPYFNANAQFFQALSHCSSLQRLCIISRSGSLQPDAVMAFMTACLEVIMCHMFTGESLTVCKTLQQSLIKSFQASRPALNVVIFPLLHEDLTEVIRDVPMMHLDEITLFKSRVAEEPPNLWG, encoded by the exons gAAGTGACGAGCGATGAGAGTGGAGAGGAGAGCAACGCTATGAACTTAATGGAGTTCTCGGATGAGATCCTTTTGCACATCCTGAGGTACACCCCAGTTTCAGACCTTGTCCTGAATGTCCGAAGAGTCTGCCGGAAGCTTTCTGTTCTTAGCCTCGACAAAAGCCTTACCCACGCTGTGACCCTGCATAAGGACTATCAG GTGGACAAGGACCAGGTGAAGCAGCTCATGCGGGAGATTGGCAAGGAGATTCAGGAGCTGAACATGAGCGGCTGCTATTGGCTGCCCGGCTCCACCATCGACCAGGTGACCCGCTGCAGGAACCTGGTGAAGCTGAACCTGTCCGGCTGCAACCTCACCTCCCTCCGCCTCTCCAAGATGCTGTCTGCCTTGCAGCACCTGCGCTCCCTGGCCATCGACGTGAACCCGGGCTTTGACGCCTCCCACTTGAGCAGCGAGTGCAAAGCCACGCTGAGTCGCGTGCTGGAGCTCAAGCAGACCCTGTACACGCCCTCCTACGGGGTGGTTCCTTGCTGCACCAGCCTCGAGAAGCTGCTCCTGTACTTTGAGATCCTGGACCGGTCGCGGGAGGGCTTGATTATCTCTGGGCAGCTCATGGTGGGCGAGAGCAATGTGCCTCACTACCAGAACCTTCGGGTCTTCTACGCTAGGCTGGCGCCCGGGCCGGTCAACCAGGAGGTGGTGAGGCTGTACTTGGCGGTGCTGAGCGACCGCACACCCGAGAAACTCCACGCCTTCCTCATTTCTGCCCCCGGCGGCTTCCCCCAGAGCTGCGCTGTGAAAAACctcttggactccatggcccggAACGTGACGCTGGATGCCTTGCAGCTGCCCGGGTCTTGGATGAATGGCTCCAGCCTCCTCCAGCACTTGAAGTTCAGCAACCCTGTCTACTTCAGCTTCAGCCGCTGCAGCTTGTCCGGCAGCCAGCTGGTCCAGAGGGTCCTCAACGGCGGCAAAGACCTCCGCAGCTTAGTCAGCCTGAACCTGAGCGGCTGCGTCCACTGCCTGTCTCCCGACTCCACGCTGCGGAAAGCGGAAGACGAAATTGACAGCAGCATCGCCGAGACCCTCGtcgcctcctgctgccacctgaggcacctGAACTTGTCGTGCGCCCACCACCACAGCTCCGAAGACTTGGGCAGGCACCTGTGCCAGCTCCTTGCTCACCTGAAGTGCCTCCTCTCGCTGGCCTTGCCCGTCTGCTCCATTGCCGACGTGAGCCCGGGGCCCGCCGACAAGCCGTCCGTGCAGCCGGCGACCAACGCCACCTCCCCGAGTTTTGGGAAGAAAGTCCGGATCGGGGTGCAGACGTATCCGCGGAACTGCTTGGAGCAGGAGAATTCCAGACCCCAGCCCTCCGTGTTTTGGACCTTGCTAGAAAGCCTTCCCTTTCTGCAGCAGCTGGAGCTGATTGGGTCCAGCTTTTCCTCCGCCATGCCGCGGAACGAGCCGGCCATTCGGAACTCGCTGCCTCCCTGCGGCCGGGCTCAGCATGTGGGGGATGCCGAAGTGGCCGCCATTGGCCAGCTGGCCTTCCTGCAGAGCCTCACGCTGGCCCAGCTGCCCAATATCCTCACAGGCTCTGGGCTCGTTCACATTGGGGCCCAGTGCCAGCACCTGCGGACTCTTTCCCTGGCCAACCTGGGCATGATGGGCAAAGTGATGTACATGCCAGCCCTCGTGGACACGTTGAAGCACTGCAGGTGTTTGCGAGATCTCAG GCTTGAGCAGCCCTACTTCAACGCCAACGCCCAGTTCTTCCAGGCCCTGAGCCACTGCTCGTCCCTCCAGCGCCTCTGCATCATCTCCCGGAGCGGATCTCTGCAGCCGGACGCCGTGATGGCCTTCATGACCGCTTGCCTCGAGGTCATCATGTGCCACATGTTCACCGGGGAGTCTCTCACAGTTTGCAAAACCTTGCAGCAGTCCTTGATAAAGAG
- the FBXL18 gene encoding F-box/LRR-repeat protein 18 isoform X2 codes for MASPGEEVTSDESGEESNAMNLMEFSDEILLHILRYTPVSDLVLNVRRVCRKLSVLSLDKSLTHAVTLHKDYQVDKDQVKQLMREIGKEIQELNMSGCYWLPGSTIDQVTRCRNLVKLNLSGCNLTSLRLSKMLSALQHLRSLAIDVNPGFDASHLSSECKATLSRVLELKQTLYTPSYGVVPCCTSLEKLLLYFEILDRSREGLIISGQLMVGESNVPHYQNLRVFYARLAPGPVNQEVVRLYLAVLSDRTPEKLHAFLISAPGGFPQSCAVKNLLDSMARNVTLDALQLPGSWMNGSSLLQHLKFSNPVYFSFSRCSLSGSQLVQRVLNGGKDLRSLVSLNLSGCVHCLSPDSTLRKAEDEIDSSIAETLVASCCHLRHLNLSCAHHHSSEDLGRHLCQLLAHLKCLLSLALPVCSIADVSPGPADKPSVQPATNATSPSFGKKVRIGVQTYPRNCLEQENSRPQPSVFWTLLESLPFLQQLELIGSSFSSAMPRNEPAIRNSLPPCGRAQHVGDAEVAAIGQLAFLQSLTLAQLPNILTGSGLVHIGAQCQHLRTLSLANLGMMGKVMYMPALVDTLKHCRCLRDLSGENGRSAFDT; via the exons gAAGTGACGAGCGATGAGAGTGGAGAGGAGAGCAACGCTATGAACTTAATGGAGTTCTCGGATGAGATCCTTTTGCACATCCTGAGGTACACCCCAGTTTCAGACCTTGTCCTGAATGTCCGAAGAGTCTGCCGGAAGCTTTCTGTTCTTAGCCTCGACAAAAGCCTTACCCACGCTGTGACCCTGCATAAGGACTATCAG GTGGACAAGGACCAGGTGAAGCAGCTCATGCGGGAGATTGGCAAGGAGATTCAGGAGCTGAACATGAGCGGCTGCTATTGGCTGCCCGGCTCCACCATCGACCAGGTGACCCGCTGCAGGAACCTGGTGAAGCTGAACCTGTCCGGCTGCAACCTCACCTCCCTCCGCCTCTCCAAGATGCTGTCTGCCTTGCAGCACCTGCGCTCCCTGGCCATCGACGTGAACCCGGGCTTTGACGCCTCCCACTTGAGCAGCGAGTGCAAAGCCACGCTGAGTCGCGTGCTGGAGCTCAAGCAGACCCTGTACACGCCCTCCTACGGGGTGGTTCCTTGCTGCACCAGCCTCGAGAAGCTGCTCCTGTACTTTGAGATCCTGGACCGGTCGCGGGAGGGCTTGATTATCTCTGGGCAGCTCATGGTGGGCGAGAGCAATGTGCCTCACTACCAGAACCTTCGGGTCTTCTACGCTAGGCTGGCGCCCGGGCCGGTCAACCAGGAGGTGGTGAGGCTGTACTTGGCGGTGCTGAGCGACCGCACACCCGAGAAACTCCACGCCTTCCTCATTTCTGCCCCCGGCGGCTTCCCCCAGAGCTGCGCTGTGAAAAACctcttggactccatggcccggAACGTGACGCTGGATGCCTTGCAGCTGCCCGGGTCTTGGATGAATGGCTCCAGCCTCCTCCAGCACTTGAAGTTCAGCAACCCTGTCTACTTCAGCTTCAGCCGCTGCAGCTTGTCCGGCAGCCAGCTGGTCCAGAGGGTCCTCAACGGCGGCAAAGACCTCCGCAGCTTAGTCAGCCTGAACCTGAGCGGCTGCGTCCACTGCCTGTCTCCCGACTCCACGCTGCGGAAAGCGGAAGACGAAATTGACAGCAGCATCGCCGAGACCCTCGtcgcctcctgctgccacctgaggcacctGAACTTGTCGTGCGCCCACCACCACAGCTCCGAAGACTTGGGCAGGCACCTGTGCCAGCTCCTTGCTCACCTGAAGTGCCTCCTCTCGCTGGCCTTGCCCGTCTGCTCCATTGCCGACGTGAGCCCGGGGCCCGCCGACAAGCCGTCCGTGCAGCCGGCGACCAACGCCACCTCCCCGAGTTTTGGGAAGAAAGTCCGGATCGGGGTGCAGACGTATCCGCGGAACTGCTTGGAGCAGGAGAATTCCAGACCCCAGCCCTCCGTGTTTTGGACCTTGCTAGAAAGCCTTCCCTTTCTGCAGCAGCTGGAGCTGATTGGGTCCAGCTTTTCCTCCGCCATGCCGCGGAACGAGCCGGCCATTCGGAACTCGCTGCCTCCCTGCGGCCGGGCTCAGCATGTGGGGGATGCCGAAGTGGCCGCCATTGGCCAGCTGGCCTTCCTGCAGAGCCTCACGCTGGCCCAGCTGCCCAATATCCTCACAGGCTCTGGGCTCGTTCACATTGGGGCCCAGTGCCAGCACCTGCGGACTCTTTCCCTGGCCAACCTGGGCATGATGGGCAAAGTGATGTACATGCCAGCCCTCGTGGACACGTTGAAGCACTGCAGGTGTTTGCGAGATCTCAG TGGAGAAAACGGAAGATCAGCGTTTGACACCTGA